One window of Bacteroides sp. AN502(2024) genomic DNA carries:
- a CDS encoding SusC/RagA family TonB-linked outer membrane protein, with protein MKRDRLYFSFLCLCCFLFCALDVQAQQGYWKGQVKDAVSGEPMIGVSVRVKGTGRGTITDFDGNFTVKASKGDILVISYVGYKTLELDLKNKTTLGVISLGEDTETLEEVVVVGYGVQKKVSSVGSIATAKGDDLLKIGSVNSVSEALQGQMPGVVAINSTSKPGADKASLLIRGKSTWGEAAPLVLVDGIERDFNDVDVNEIESISVLKDASATAVYGVKGANGVILLTTKRGLEQKPEISFTANFGFKQPSAAPEWSDYVTSMKQHNRAQANDGNWGAMVPESTIAAWENAYATGNYGPYNDVFPEVDWWKELVKNVGYEQAYNLNVRGGTKRMSYFVSLGYLHDGDIFNTTKQEDFDPSFSYRRYNWRSNFDFNITSTTKLSFNVAGKMGYQNQPSYYENVDSPDERFFKTFFTAPSNEFPIKYSNGIWGDGLSSDQNIACLMNEGGSRNIKQHQGFYDVILNQKLDFITKGLSLKASLSYTTSSSWTTQLMPGKILGKDDLVAQRTHIRINRVYDYVNPIYNADGTITYNYTEKRYPDENAPGDLPVGGVYDGFKAYGRKLYYELALNYNHQFGDHDVSALFVFNRKMNESTNQNVMNFPAYEEDWVGRVTYNFKERYLAEFNGAYTGSEKFAPGRRFGFFPSASIGWRISEEPWVKKWTKGILTNLKVRYSYGVVGNDKGATRFNYIQKFEQLSANAQFGKYQTSNWGPLYKEGKLADPDATWEESIKQNIGIEIGLWGKLNFTVDLFDEKRNNILMARNTIPSWADSGIDFPQVNLGKTKNHGLELDIAWNDRIGKFNYYAKFNFATSENRVVFIDDPKNQSEYLKKAGKSIGYVNKYLATGNFQSLDDIYNSAQSTIANGTHNTLIPGDLYYIDYNGDGMIDSKDMVPMKDLNYPVTTLGFTLGGSYKGVGFNMLWYSALDVYKEAIPSYLWDFPEGNIKAQPNTLNTWTADAPIQSGPVRPSIHVQRSYNSVASTYTYTNHAYLRLKNLEVNYQIPKRWLQPLRLTKLQVYVNGTNLLTFSKGDSRRDPEHSGQNVYPMVRRYNIGFRLGL; from the coding sequence ATGAAAAGAGACAGACTTTATTTTTCTTTCTTATGTCTTTGTTGCTTTTTGTTTTGTGCGCTGGACGTGCAGGCACAACAAGGCTATTGGAAGGGACAAGTGAAGGATGCAGTATCCGGTGAACCGATGATTGGCGTCAGTGTTCGTGTGAAAGGTACGGGAAGAGGTACGATTACTGATTTTGACGGTAATTTTACTGTGAAGGCATCGAAAGGAGACATACTTGTCATTTCTTATGTGGGTTATAAAACTTTGGAACTGGACTTAAAGAATAAAACGACTTTAGGAGTTATCTCTTTAGGAGAAGATACGGAGACATTGGAAGAAGTGGTAGTGGTTGGATACGGTGTACAGAAAAAGGTATCCAGTGTCGGTTCCATTGCCACAGCAAAAGGAGATGATTTATTAAAGATAGGTAGCGTGAACTCCGTTTCCGAAGCTTTGCAAGGTCAGATGCCTGGTGTGGTTGCCATTAACTCCACCTCAAAGCCGGGAGCTGATAAGGCTTCTTTGTTGATTCGTGGTAAGTCCACTTGGGGAGAAGCTGCTCCGTTAGTATTGGTAGACGGTATCGAACGCGATTTTAACGATGTTGACGTGAATGAAATTGAATCTATCTCCGTATTGAAAGATGCTTCGGCAACTGCGGTTTACGGTGTGAAAGGCGCGAACGGTGTGATCCTGTTAACAACCAAACGCGGACTCGAACAGAAACCGGAAATATCATTCACTGCAAACTTTGGTTTTAAACAACCTTCTGCTGCTCCTGAATGGTCTGACTATGTGACCTCTATGAAACAGCATAACAGAGCACAGGCTAACGATGGTAACTGGGGAGCAATGGTTCCCGAATCTACCATTGCCGCATGGGAAAATGCGTATGCTACCGGAAATTATGGTCCGTATAACGATGTCTTTCCCGAAGTGGACTGGTGGAAAGAACTGGTAAAGAATGTCGGTTATGAACAGGCTTATAATCTTAATGTACGCGGTGGCACGAAGAGAATGAGCTATTTCGTATCTTTGGGTTATTTACATGACGGAGATATTTTTAATACTACCAAACAAGAGGATTTCGACCCTTCCTTCTCCTACCGTCGTTATAACTGGCGTAGTAATTTCGATTTCAATATTACAAGTACCACTAAACTGTCGTTCAATGTGGCCGGTAAGATGGGTTATCAGAACCAACCGTCTTATTATGAGAATGTAGATTCTCCGGATGAGCGCTTTTTTAAAACGTTTTTTACAGCTCCAAGTAATGAATTTCCGATTAAATATAGCAATGGAATATGGGGAGACGGGTTAAGTTCCGATCAGAATATAGCTTGTTTGATGAACGAAGGAGGTAGTCGTAATATTAAACAGCATCAAGGTTTCTACGATGTAATCCTGAATCAGAAGCTGGACTTCATTACAAAGGGGTTATCATTGAAGGCATCCTTGTCTTATACGACTTCTTCATCATGGACTACCCAGTTGATGCCGGGTAAGATTTTGGGTAAAGATGATCTGGTTGCCCAGCGTACGCATATTCGTATCAATCGTGTGTATGATTACGTCAATCCTATTTACAATGCTGATGGAACCATTACTTATAATTATACAGAGAAGCGTTATCCGGATGAAAATGCTCCCGGAGATTTACCTGTCGGTGGTGTTTATGACGGTTTCAAGGCTTACGGACGTAAACTTTATTACGAATTAGCATTGAATTACAACCACCAGTTTGGCGATCACGATGTAAGTGCCTTGTTTGTGTTTAACCGTAAGATGAATGAATCGACTAATCAGAATGTGATGAACTTTCCGGCTTACGAAGAAGATTGGGTAGGTCGTGTGACTTACAACTTCAAAGAGCGTTATCTTGCCGAGTTTAACGGTGCTTATACCGGTTCGGAGAAGTTTGCTCCGGGGCGTCGTTTTGGTTTCTTTCCGTCCGCTTCTATCGGTTGGCGTATCAGTGAAGAACCATGGGTGAAGAAATGGACCAAAGGAATACTGACGAATTTGAAAGTACGTTATTCGTATGGGGTGGTTGGCAATGATAAAGGTGCTACCCGTTTTAACTATATCCAGAAATTTGAGCAACTATCTGCCAATGCGCAGTTTGGTAAGTATCAGACCAGTAATTGGGGACCTTTATACAAAGAAGGAAAACTGGCCGACCCCGATGCTACCTGGGAAGAATCTATCAAGCAAAATATCGGTATCGAAATAGGTTTGTGGGGCAAACTAAACTTTACTGTGGATTTGTTCGATGAAAAACGTAATAACATTCTGATGGCACGTAATACAATTCCGTCATGGGCCGATAGTGGTATTGATTTCCCGCAGGTGAATCTCGGTAAGACTAAAAATCACGGTCTTGAATTGGATATTGCCTGGAACGACCGTATCGGAAAGTTTAATTATTACGCGAAATTTAATTTTGCAACCAGTGAGAACCGTGTCGTCTTTATCGATGACCCGAAGAATCAGAGCGAATATTTGAAAAAAGCTGGAAAGTCAATCGGATATGTGAACAAATACCTGGCAACAGGAAACTTCCAGTCGTTGGATGATATTTATAACTCGGCGCAGTCTACTATTGCCAATGGTACACACAATACACTGATTCCAGGAGACTTGTACTACATCGATTATAATGGAGACGGTATGATTGACAGTAAAGATATGGTTCCGATGAAGGATTTGAATTATCCTGTAACTACACTCGGATTCACGTTGGGAGGATCTTACAAGGGAGTTGGATTCAATATGTTGTGGTACAGTGCCTTGGATGTTTATAAAGAAGCAATTCCTTCCTATTTATGGGACTTCCCGGAAGGTAATATCAAAGCTCAACCGAATACGTTGAATACATGGACAGCTGATGCTCCGATTCAAAGTGGTCCGGTTCGTCCCAGTATTCATGTTCAGAGAAGTTATAATTCGGTGGCCAGTACATACACATACACCAATCATGCTTATCTACGTCTGAAGAATCTGGAAGTGAATTATCAGATTCCGAAGCGTTGGTTGCAGCCTTTACGTCTGACAAAACTGCAAGTATATGTCAACGGTACCAATTTGTTGACGTTCTCAAAAGGCGATTCTCGTCGTGACCCCGAACATTCGGGACAGAATGTTTATCCGATGGTGAGACGTTATAATATTGGTTTTAGATTAGGATTATGA
- a CDS encoding glycoside hydrolase family 43 protein codes for MNECKIIQKVIFILVVICVSITRSWADSWKEISFADPTIFVENGKYYLTGTRNQEPLGFSILESTDLKHWTVPDGSFLQLILRKGDRTYGEKGFWAPQYFKEKGTYYFTYTANEQTVIASSKSVFGPFRQKEVKPIDASAKNIDSFLFKDDNGKYYLYHVRFNKGNYLWVAEFDIKKGSLKPETLKQCMDCTDPWEKTSNYKSAPVMEGPTVMKWDGVYYLFYSANHFMNIDYSVGYATASSPLGPWKKHPNSPIIHRSLVGENGSGHGDVFKGLDGKYYYVYHVHHSDSIVQPRKTRIVPLILKKGNDGIYNVAVDKEHVIKPMWK; via the coding sequence ATGAATGAATGCAAGATTATCCAAAAAGTAATTTTCATATTAGTGGTGATATGTGTATCTATCACCCGATCATGGGCGGATTCATGGAAAGAAATATCTTTTGCCGATCCCACTATCTTTGTGGAGAACGGAAAGTATTATCTCACTGGTACGCGCAACCAGGAACCGCTGGGCTTTTCCATCCTCGAATCGACCGATTTGAAGCATTGGACGGTTCCCGATGGCAGTTTCCTGCAACTGATTCTTCGGAAAGGTGACCGTACGTATGGTGAAAAAGGTTTTTGGGCACCTCAATATTTTAAGGAGAAAGGAACTTATTATTTCACTTATACCGCCAATGAGCAAACGGTGATTGCTTCCTCAAAATCGGTATTCGGTCCTTTTCGTCAGAAGGAAGTCAAGCCGATAGATGCTTCTGCTAAGAATATAGACTCTTTCCTGTTCAAGGATGACAATGGAAAATATTACCTGTATCATGTCCGCTTTAATAAAGGAAATTACCTTTGGGTAGCCGAGTTTGACATAAAGAAGGGAAGTCTCAAACCGGAAACATTGAAACAATGTATGGATTGTACGGACCCTTGGGAAAAGACGTCGAACTATAAGTCCGCACCGGTAATGGAAGGACCGACTGTTATGAAGTGGGACGGGGTATATTACCTCTTCTATTCTGCCAATCATTTTATGAATATTGACTACTCGGTAGGCTATGCCACTGCTTCTTCCCCTTTGGGTCCGTGGAAGAAGCATCCGAACAGTCCGATCATTCATCGTAGTCTTGTAGGAGAAAACGGATCAGGGCATGGAGATGTATTTAAAGGGTTGGATGGAAAATATTACTATGTTTACCACGTTCACCATTCGGACTCCATTGTACAGCCTCGTAAAACACGTATTGTTCCACTCATCCTGAAGAAAGGAAACGATGGCATATACAACGTTGCTGTAGACAAAGAGCACGTCATAAAGCCAATGTGGAAATGA